The following proteins come from a genomic window of Nostoc sp. ATCC 53789:
- a CDS encoding DUF3285 domain-containing protein: MSNSPSTEPQPSYVKLAMRNMVRKGATSLKHFALTAVGLLALLVGLAYLTH; encoded by the coding sequence ATGAGCAACTCTCCTTCAACAGAACCTCAACCTAGCTACGTAAAACTCGCCATGCGAAACATGGTGCGGAAGGGTGCAACTTCCCTAAAGCATTTTGCGTTGACAGCCGTAGGGCTTTTAGCTCTCCTTGTTGGTCTTGCTTACTTAACTCACTAA
- the ybeY gene encoding rRNA maturation RNase YbeY, producing the protein MSVELYVEDSFYDLSPTTSVKIADTDTRIPPETWENWFNQWLEILQPQIPPAPSYEIGLRLTDDSQIQELNAQYRQQDKPTDVLAFAALEVDFPQSKEMLASVPLYLGDIIVSVDTAQRQANQQEHSLPTELAWLASHGLLHLLGWDHPDEESLGRMLKQQVRLLNAIGIAIDME; encoded by the coding sequence CTGAGCGTTGAACTATATGTGGAGGATTCTTTTTACGATTTGTCCCCGACAACATCTGTAAAAATTGCTGACACTGATACTCGAATTCCTCCTGAAACTTGGGAAAATTGGTTTAATCAGTGGTTGGAAATACTTCAACCTCAAATTCCGCCAGCACCAAGTTATGAAATTGGGCTGCGTTTGACAGATGACTCGCAAATTCAAGAACTGAATGCTCAGTATCGTCAACAAGATAAGCCTACAGACGTTTTAGCTTTTGCTGCTTTAGAAGTGGATTTTCCGCAAAGCAAAGAAATGCTTGCATCTGTACCATTATACTTAGGTGATATTATCGTGTCTGTAGATACAGCACAGCGTCAAGCTAACCAGCAGGAACATAGCTTACCAACTGAACTAGCTTGGTTAGCATCTCACGGTTTATTACACCTGTTGGGCTGGGATCATCCTGATGAAGAAAGTTTGGGGCGAATGTTAAAACAGCAAGTAAGATTGCTGAACGCAATAGGTATTGCTATTGACATGGAATAG
- a CDS encoding diacylglycerol kinase family protein has translation MSPKISSSPTPTSLQTLVSNEREFSWKVASNLFVSFKYAWAGISYSFQTQRNFRIHVSVCALAIGLSVFLHLQAVEIAVIGITSGLVLALELLNTAIESLVDLTVKQTYHELAKIAKDCAAGAVLVSALVAVLVAGTLLLPPLVRLIISAL, from the coding sequence ATGTCCCCAAAAATTTCTTCATCACCAACGCCTACCTCGTTACAAACACTGGTGTCTAACGAACGGGAATTTTCCTGGAAAGTAGCCTCTAATTTATTTGTTAGTTTTAAATATGCCTGGGCTGGAATCAGCTATAGTTTTCAAACTCAACGTAATTTTCGCATCCACGTAAGCGTTTGTGCTTTAGCGATCGGTTTAAGCGTATTTTTGCACCTGCAAGCTGTAGAAATAGCGGTAATTGGTATAACTAGTGGTTTAGTTTTGGCATTAGAGTTACTAAATACAGCGATCGAGTCTCTTGTGGACTTAACCGTTAAGCAGACATATCATGAATTGGCAAAAATCGCTAAAGATTGTGCAGCTGGTGCAGTTCTTGTCTCTGCTTTGGTAGCGGTGCTGGTAGCTGGTACGCTATTGCTCCCTCCTCTGGTAAGGTTAATTATATCCGCTTTGTAA
- a CDS encoding aminodeoxychorismate/anthranilate synthase component II, with protein MIIVIDNYDSFTYNLVQYLGELAAEFSVANDIKVFRNDKISIDEIRALKPEAVVISPGPGRPEDAGISLELIEQLGQDLPILGVCLGHQSIGQVFGGKIIPAPELMHGKTSQVSHTGVGVFRGLENPLIATRYHSLVIERETCPDVLEITAWVEDNTIMGVRHRNYPHIQGVQFHPESVLTSSGKQLLRNFLEQLQSRA; from the coding sequence TTGATTATAGTTATCGACAATTACGACAGTTTTACATATAACTTAGTGCAATATCTGGGAGAATTAGCAGCAGAATTCTCAGTAGCAAATGATATTAAAGTTTTTCGTAACGACAAGATATCCATAGATGAGATTCGTGCATTAAAGCCGGAAGCCGTAGTTATTTCTCCTGGGCCTGGCCGCCCGGAAGATGCGGGTATATCCTTAGAATTGATTGAACAGCTAGGACAAGATTTGCCAATTTTAGGTGTCTGTTTGGGACATCAAAGCATCGGCCAAGTATTCGGTGGTAAAATAATTCCTGCTCCAGAGTTGATGCATGGCAAAACCTCTCAGGTATCTCACACTGGGGTGGGGGTTTTTCGGGGATTAGAAAATCCTCTCATCGCCACTAGGTATCATAGTTTGGTAATCGAACGTGAGACTTGCCCAGATGTGTTAGAAATCACCGCTTGGGTTGAAGATAACACCATCATGGGAGTGCGACACCGGAACTATCCTCACATTCAGGGTGTCCAGTTTCACCCAGAGAGTGTCCTGACATCTTCAGGAAAACAGTTATTACGAAATTTTCTCGAACAGTTACAGTCAAGAGCATAA
- a CDS encoding MBL fold metallo-hydrolase — MKRRQLMGYAGAGLATALVTTLGSKSQADAQSSGLSVQWLGHTCFLFTGGGAKILVNPFRTVGCTAKYRIPKVAADLVLISSQLLDEGAVDVLPGNAKLIYEPGVYEFKGIKFQGIAIDHDRKGGKQFGSNTAWSWKQGGINILHLGGAAAPISIEQKILMGRPDVLFIPVGGSAKAYNAQEAKQAIQVLNPKLVIPTHYRTQAADAAKCDISPLDDFLTLMQGTTVRRSNGDSVSISPGKLPEKSEIQVLTYKF, encoded by the coding sequence ATGAAACGACGACAGTTGATGGGCTATGCTGGGGCGGGTTTGGCCACAGCTTTAGTTACTACCTTGGGTTCTAAATCTCAAGCTGACGCACAATCTAGCGGTTTATCAGTTCAGTGGTTGGGTCATACTTGCTTTCTTTTTACTGGTGGTGGTGCAAAAATTCTCGTCAATCCATTTCGGACGGTTGGCTGTACTGCTAAATATCGAATACCAAAAGTTGCAGCAGATTTGGTACTGATTAGCAGTCAATTGCTGGATGAAGGTGCGGTGGACGTACTACCGGGAAATGCAAAACTCATCTACGAACCAGGAGTTTATGAGTTTAAAGGTATTAAGTTCCAAGGAATTGCCATAGACCACGATCGCAAAGGTGGTAAGCAATTTGGCTCAAATACTGCTTGGAGTTGGAAGCAAGGCGGGATTAATATCTTACACTTAGGGGGAGCCGCTGCACCTATTTCCATTGAGCAAAAAATCTTGATGGGACGACCCGATGTATTATTCATTCCGGTGGGAGGCAGCGCAAAAGCCTACAATGCTCAAGAAGCAAAGCAGGCTATTCAAGTATTAAATCCCAAGCTGGTGATTCCGACCCATTATCGGACACAGGCGGCTGATGCTGCTAAGTGCGATATTTCACCACTTGATGATTTTTTGACCTTAATGCAAGGTACGACAGTGCGGCGTAGCAATGGAGATAGTGTTTCCATTAGCCCTGGTAAATTGCCAGAAAAGAGTGAAATTCAGGTTTTGACTTACAAGTTTTGA
- a CDS encoding VCBS repeat-containing protein, with translation MFGTQNTSKTLNAQWTQTSEKIQALSSPLDSVTPLNSDSFLGSKSSYQPQQSAVVSANPNPNPYLTSAAIVPDFNGDGKTDKVWVDSTTGEIIIRLMDGTKVVEQGSLGQFDLSAYDYKIADFNADGKTDFLLRNKTTGENSIVLMDGTRVGSAAALSSVDAAWSPQIGDFNGDRKTDIFWHNATTGENAIWEMDGTTVLTATVLDTTDTALTPTIVDFDGNGKSDIFWRNGTTGDNSAWFMDGAQKTEFALQSQDAAWTASLGDFNGDLSTDILWRNAQTGENKVWTMRGILVTEGALGTLDSSWTSKIGDFNGDGKTDIFWHNGTTGANTAWLMDGTTVATEAFLPTNNAALTPSLGDFNGDGKTDIYWRDQTAGSDNIWTIDGTTAVENPISDADKLGPQWYTF, from the coding sequence AAAATACTTCAAAAACTTTGAATGCACAATGGACACAAACTTCCGAAAAAATACAAGCATTATCATCTCCTCTTGATAGCGTAACTCCTCTAAATTCTGATTCGTTTTTGGGGAGTAAGAGTTCCTACCAACCACAACAATCTGCTGTGGTGTCAGCAAATCCTAATCCTAATCCTTACTTAACCAGTGCGGCGATTGTTCCTGACTTCAACGGTGATGGCAAAACAGATAAAGTTTGGGTCGATTCTACAACTGGTGAGATTATTATTCGGTTGATGGATGGCACAAAAGTTGTCGAACAGGGTTCTTTGGGTCAATTTGACCTATCCGCCTATGATTACAAAATTGCTGATTTCAATGCTGATGGTAAAACCGACTTCTTATTACGCAATAAGACAACAGGTGAGAACAGCATTGTGCTGATGGATGGAACTAGAGTTGGTTCTGCGGCTGCTCTATCTAGCGTTGATGCAGCCTGGAGTCCTCAGATTGGGGATTTCAATGGCGATCGCAAAACCGATATCTTCTGGCACAATGCTACAACCGGTGAGAACGCTATTTGGGAGATGGATGGCACCACAGTTCTCACTGCAACTGTTCTAGACACTACAGACACAGCTCTAACTCCTACCATTGTTGATTTCGATGGCAATGGCAAGAGCGATATTTTCTGGCGCAATGGGACAACTGGCGATAACAGCGCTTGGTTTATGGATGGTGCCCAAAAGACTGAATTTGCGCTGCAATCCCAAGATGCAGCCTGGACTGCTAGCCTTGGTGATTTCAACGGCGATTTAAGCACTGACATTCTGTGGAGAAACGCTCAAACCGGTGAAAACAAGGTTTGGACGATGAGAGGCATCTTAGTCACAGAAGGCGCTTTGGGAACACTTGACTCATCCTGGACTTCCAAAATTGGTGATTTCAACGGTGATGGTAAGACCGATATCTTCTGGCACAATGGAACCACAGGCGCGAACACCGCTTGGTTGATGGATGGTACAACAGTTGCGACTGAAGCTTTCTTACCGACCAATAACGCAGCTTTGACACCATCTCTTGGTGACTTCAACGGCGACGGTAAGACCGATATCTACTGGCGCGATCAGACCGCAGGTTCAGACAACATTTGGACTATAGATGGAACAACAGCCGTTGAGAATCCCATCAGCGATGCAGATAAGCTTGGCCCACAGTGGTATACATTCTAA